The genomic DNA acttcatataaaatactaaaatttttgCTGCTTTTAaacggttacacgacaattggtccAAAttgcgatctatacgataaaaagtaccatatacatcgatagatatataacatataatacaataaaaagttactttttccattaaaataggaaaatttaggattttttaacattttgtcggttgaacattatttccgtggacattttgtcgcgtgaacgaTTTGTCGCggggacattttgtcgcgggtacattttgtcagtgcactaattttcgggtacattttgtcgttgaaccttttggacttgcaccaattgtcgcgtccccattTTAAACAACCGAAAGATAATTACAACTcgacttgtatatatatatatataaaaaccaatgaataaaaacaattaaaaagaaaaaggcACTTAAAAAACGAAAAACAACAACGATACGTCACTCGAGTACAAAAAACATTTCAGAATCGATCAAAAGTATACGACTAATCACAAAACGCAAGCAGCAAAAACGGCCATTACTCGTCATGGCACGTCAGAGTCTGGAGGGGCGGGAGTATATATAGCTTGTCTATAACTATACCTGGAATTCGGAGCGAGTGGTTGTGAAGTATTCCTTTCTGGCAACGGCGGAAGTCGCAACACTTCACCTGTACTTTCAGTCTCATCGAGTTCCCCTAGTATCGGAGCACCCAGCGCTGCGTTGCCCCCCTCTGAACCCCATTGCGAGACCCGAGATCTCAACAAATAGGCGTAAGTCTTGTATCTCttgagctgcacaaccaaaaaCAAAGTAGGTAAATACACAGACTGACAAAAAGTTTTCAGAAACTGACTTATACTGACATACGAAAATAGCGTGCATTAAAAAGTTTACACTCGCATCAATCATTACAACTATATGTATGCAAAAACCATTCCGAATTCGAACAATTACCACTTTTTGTGTAATTATGAATACGAAACTCACTTCGCTATGCAGATATGCCTCCCTTTCTCTGTTATTATGCGACGCACCGGATGCTCGAGTTTGCAACAGATCCGTTTCGATGTTTGCACAACGCTCGTCGTGATCACGAAGCTGTTCTCTctgtaaatgtattaaaaattcgattaaaataacATCACAATAACCACCCATTATCAAGAATGTGACTTACCAAACTTAATTTAGTGTGACTGCAGGGTAATAGAGGACGTTGAAACTTCCTCTGAGAGCCGACGGCGCCGGCTAGGGGTTGAGCAGAAAAAGCGGCACAAACGAAATTGATTGTGTCGATCCACGATTGGAGCTCTTTCGAATCACTGcagtttaaataaatacttttatagTTATGTGACTATCGACTGGACTGTTTATTTccaatgatatatatatatatatatattattagaaaatggggagggggggggggaaagaaaaatatatgtattaatacctagtttgaaataaatattcggCTTGGTCCGCAGTTTGCAACCGAAACACGTgttgtttttttgtataatcTGTAGCTTTTGTGGCCAGAGCGTGATGTattctgaaaaataatatttgaatgttgtacatacaatatttgagCCGTATTTTCAGTCAGGGATGTCGAATCGATACAAAAAAACACCAAttcaaactatgtatattatttaagttatgtataaataaccagggctgtggagagAGAGTCGTAGCATTTCAATTGGAATCCGAGTTGTAAAAAATCAACTGACTCCAACTCGGTTTTATTACTTTCTTTAATTAACAgaattacggtatgtgtcaactaaaGCCTCCAATTTAATTGAAGTAAattcactaataaattaaaatttcataatttctttataaaaatcttcaatttaaattacattataaataaaatcgttaaattgTACGAATTTTGGTGTGTTGTGGCCAAAAGcaattgtttcctccgtctcatactttatttttattctcatttttttattaaattgatttgtttatgtatgaaattcaaacacatacactatgaatgtactttctttttatttataactatttcAATAacgaaaattccataaattgggttacatgtcaatttttagttatttttttaattctttaaattttatatgttggcaagaaaagtcataAATCGTTTTACTAAAATCATTCTAGTTGGAGTCGGTAAATCTTAACActatggtggccgctgactcatgTTTGTAttatgttgggtgcacaacgcttactggccgctgatacatatatgattcacgactgcgcgaactgtttcaatttgctgatatatttttgtatcacgttttcatttataacgaaaacgtgatacaaaattgtatcattgACCACAAACGATTGaagaaaacgtgatacaaaaatatatcagtagactgaaacagttcgcgcagtcgtgaatcatatatgtataatgatacaatgttgtatcacgttttcgtcataaaggaaaacgtgatacaaaaatattttagcgGACTGAAAATTATATTTGCGCAGCcgtgaatcatatatatatatcagcggcgagtaagcgttgtgcagccaacatgatacaaatatgagtcagcagcCACCACACTGTTAAAGCAACTCTTCAGCCCTGataactagacaccggatagtccattgttccattgttataaatcctttgtaaaaaaggttcggcaaacctttaacaatgcatttacaacctttgaacaatacgcggcaccttctgggtccggtgactactgataACACAATATTGTTGAaggattttataaaacaatCCAGTTAAAACCTGAACAGACCTCATTGATCAATGAATCTGAACTTTCGAAATATGAGCAAGTTTAGAATTATCACATTTCTATATAAAAACTTTACTAAatgttgtatttaaaatacacacatatttaaaaaaaaatgtgaccattcaaaaacaatcaaaatccACAACTCAAACTCAACAGCCCTGGTTTAAATTAAACTCACtacttcaattaaataaattaatatcattTACAACACCTTATAGCATTATGTAAATTATCAGACATTTGATTTTTTCTAAATCCATGTTCAtccttatgtaaatataatattaaatctcTAAGCGTACAGTAGAACATTTTCCAACTACGTTTGCCAAATGGAGCTGAAAATAAaccatttcaaaaatcaaatacaacAACATCAATCATTAGTATCATAATATAATCaatgaaaatagaaaatatatctaaatctcACTTTTTTTAGCGTTGGCATCATAGCAACACTTTCTCATCACATAGCCTTTTTTATATTCAACAGCGTGCTGCCGATCGGGAACTTCTAAAAATGGATTTGAGCCGAAAGATCCACCAGCACGCGTCGTAGGATGTGCTTCTGTGCCTCTTGAGCCAGATCCATCACCTCCTTCCCCGCTATCAATTGGTTCTGTATCACTGCAAATAAAAAGTGCATTCAACATAAAATTCACAACATACTTGCACACAAAAGAATACTGGATAAACACTTACAGAGCCCATTCTAGCGGGTGAGTTTTTATTGCGTGATATAATAACTTTAGCACTTCTCTGGGAAAATTGTCTCCATCGTTCAATTCGGCTAAATTCTCTATGAACTCAGCGCACGACATTTTACGACTTGCACTTTGACTATGCAAATCAGTATTCAGCAACATAATAGCGCACGTTAAAGTGTGAACAGCATCTGGGGTACAATAGCACTTTACAATAATTGCGCGTACGAATAATATATTTTCCAGCACAACATTCACTCGACCGTTACAATACCTTGTGAATTGAATGAACCGGGATTGCAGTCCAAAAATCGCCTAGAAAAATGCACAAGAACTCTTTCCCTTTCCTGTGTTTCTCCCGTAAGGCAAAACTGTCGTAAGAATTTTCGAAGAGCGCCGTCTAACGTATCTCGATCAAAACTAAAGTGTCTCAAATATTCTTCTGCTACGGCTCTAGAGAAGTCATtgctgtaataataataaaaaaataaataaatcactccACAGGGGTTTTGTAAGTGCAAGTACAAATGAACAGAGAGGTGAAAGTATTGTACAACAACTGTTCTATGACAtgctaaataattatattaactaACTTTTTACTGAGATGTCTAGACACGTCGGATTTCTTAAAGCCATCGAGTCCATATAAACGTTTAGCTAATCTAATAGCTGATGGTAAATCGACGGCTTTCGGGCTATAATGGAACGAGTGAAGCGAATCTGCATCGGCCTCTGAATTTGTATCTTCAGGCGACGAACACGCAGACCCACCACACATTTCCTCATCTCGCAattcctaaaaataaattaataatagatGAACACACTCAACACcatacaaacaatttttttttatgaaaactaCCTGTGCATCGGATAAGTGCGAACTGTTATCGCCATTACTGCTACCTTTATTTGGACTATTTCTAGCACAAAACGAGCTGTTGGAATCGCCACTGTGATTACGGTCATGCTTTTCGGGACCTTTGACCTGTATTACAAttctgtgatcgagattttgATCGGAATTGTGCTGGTTTTCATAATGTCTCGGATTGCAATCGGGTCCACCGGGATTGGAACTCGTCATATACGGGACGTTGCCACCTTGACTAGTTTTCACTCTCTTGTTACAAGGTTCTGAAACCAATATGGTGGAATCGGAATCGCTCGGATCCGACACTTCCATGCATTCTCTTCCATTGAACATGTCAACTCCTTGATCTTGATAATCTGGACTAGAAATATTCGATACAGCTTCGGATATGCTATGGTGTGGCTGCGGCAACACCCTGGATGAAGTATCACCGTGGTGGCCGCTAGAGGGAGGCGTGCGACTCGATGCAGACGCACTCGACATCACTGAACTAGACACACTAGTCGGAGAGGCCGGAGACAGAGATCTAGAAAAATTTAAACgaaaattacaaatacaatacattcaaatacaatacattcaaaacacACCAGTCAAAATTGACAAGACTCACCGTTGTGGCGAAATCCCCTCTGACACAGaggttgaatttgaatttgcagTCGTCGAGTTTGATCCATTACAATGTGAAGGATTTTTTTCAGATGAACTTGAAACAGGAGCGTTATATGTCCAAACAACtctattaacaaaaaaaaaacgaaataagtACATTCGAATAATTGcttgaatgtattttattgattttcaaaCGACCTGTCAGTTGCGTGAGCGGTGGGGTGGCGTGAAGATGATGATCCTCGGTCAGGTCTTGTATCCAATAAGGTATTCAAAGAAGACGTTACATCGTCATCGTCAATATCAATAGCTACAGCGCTCATAGATGATTCCTTCTGAAACTAACAACGTTATCAATACACTGTTGGACAAGCATTACGGCACATACATAAACAATTTTCGAAACTAAATACACAAGTGTAAAGATCCACCATTATATACTCATATCCAAAAAAAGAGTAAACAATACAAGTAAGGATTTTTTTCCCCCCATAACAAATTCAAACTTGGCAGGGAGAAATAATTAGATGGCCAATAGAATCGGAGTCGTCAGATAttttacaacttcaactacattctgatctacatatatatgtacatatacataatagattCAGAAGGTTCAACCTCACCTGTAAATGGTCTTCAGATCGGCTCGTTCTAACACAACCGAGTTGATGAGTATTTGGCGTTGGGCTTATAACACCGGATGTTATACTAGAGGGGCTTATTGCTCGTCCACACCTGACCTCACTAGGAGATGTCGGCGTTGAATTAAATctaacgaaaaaaaatcaaaaattatcataaacctaaattttacaatacatatgtatataattagtaaatatgtacgtgtaaGCTGGATCCGGTAATGATTCTATACATCGATTGGCTTGACAATCAAACCCACTAGTGACCGGTGTAGAATTATACCTGTGAACTTGAGTTCCGAGACCTATAGACGAACGAGTATCAATAGGCGATACTGGTGTCGAATTATatctacaaaaacaaaaaccacAATTTAAAACAATCGAATCAATCGaacaaaatacatttatagtattgaaaataaatcatttacgtatttaaatcgTAATCGGGTGCTCTGTGTCGAGGTGCATGATGATGACGGTGAGGATGCGGCGGGGGACCTGAATTGACGGTAGCATTCCATCCATCTGCGCCAGCTACACCGTCTCCAGAACGTTCAGTGCTAGATAATTTCAACATCAACTCACCGGTCATCATATAAGCCTCAAACCTAAAAACAAATTGACAATCATTTCATTGCATAAACATTTTCaacattcaatatatacatatgtatcatcatcatcatttacagccattcaccatccactgctggatgaaggcctctctgaCACATTGCcactctgttttgcgcaactgtcgtccatctcaccccacacattttcctattttcgtctacccatcttcctttcaccctttaacattctatcgggtaccattcttgCACTTCTATTGACcccctttcgtccattcttttagttacgtgacccacccattgccatttcaatcactATCtgcactatatccactaccctcgtcatacttctcacttacgaattccgcttcctatctctcctcgttttGCTGATCCTacggcgttccatacttctttgaatgcattggactttatgtatcttggcgttcaatgtccaagtttctcGTCCATACATCATCTCAGACAAAACACatcgatcgaagatctttttcttcaggcaatgtagcatttttgatttaaaaacgacgttcattcgtccaaatacaCTCCATCCTAGTTTCATACATCTCTATATTTCTGCTTTACCAccagacatgtctattatttgtcctaagaataaataattacagactactattgttttattatctaatgagatgctaatacatatgtatgtttgcctAAATATATACTTTGGTTGTTTAGCCGATCGGTTATTATGTCCAGCAGCAGATTGATATAGAGGGTTATGCTTCACGCGTCTCGAAGAGTCGTCTTCTTTCGCATCGGAATTTTTCCAACCATTGCTACTACCTTTTTCTACGCACCCATTACTACTGCGGTCACCTGAAGGAAATAAACAcaccataaatacatatacttatatcaCAATTTGAACATAATATAAGAACAGAGGGCGAAATCTTTACTACTGCCTGATAAATATGTACCGTATTTCCTTTACAGTTGCACAAAATATCCCCAAAgtcaactttaaaattaaaacaacacAATATTTACTATTGATTCGTTCAATTCGTCATAACAGATTTGTCAAACTATAATGATTAAATGTAAACTGATTGACTATCACAGGGTGACAAAGGTTAGCAACACTACAAGTCAATATTGCATCAATTGCACGTACTATTGCATACaacttgaaattttaaaatttgacaattaaaatattgtaatggTTCGATCTTGCCCCATATTAAATGCCATcttaaaaatgaattatgtaataaaaagatcTAATTTTCAGTAAACAGCCTTATTGAAAATCTTAGATCTTACAAAACTtaagtgtacatattttgaatatataaaaaaaaacgtactcCAGTCTCCGCACCCGTTGCTGCTTTTGTCACTGTGCTCGCTACAACCATTACTTTGGACCAAAGAGTTGGAATGCGAGATGCGAGTCGATTGTTTGCTCCGACCCATAGAACTAGGTGGAGATTCTGAAGAATTCGCCAAGGAATGCTGATCGGGTGACGGCGACGACGACGAGCTGAAGAcacaaaataaagaaaacacTCTAATTACACTTGCGTCGTtcgataaattaataatacgtataataaaaataaaactaaactaACTAGTTATTTGATTTTGCATTTCGAATATAATGACTAGACTGTTGTTCAGTGggataattatttttagggtTTTTCTTATCTGCTGGCAGTATAAACTCAAAATTTACATCATCTTGAGATTCTACCGGTGAAGACATGTGTTTTCGAATATTGGGTATTATTAGAGAAGCTAAAAAAGAACacgttatataaaaaatcatcattAAGTTCTACCTactatacttaaataaaataatctattGAATAATTATGATGAGACGTGACGACATACCTTCATTAAcggtgtatttatttacatcggCACCATTGGTCTTCAATACCGAATCACTTGATTTTATctgaaagaagaaaaaaacaacAGGTGagtatgaattttaaaaataacatgatTTCCacattttatatactatatatgaaAAAGTAAACAACTGAGTCATCGTCCCAGAAagcttatacatattatacatatgtatcaaatgGGTATCATTCAAAGTTTAGTGACAAacttacatacctatatattctCAACGACTAACCGGAAAAATAAAagattctacatatgtagatatatttcaaCTGATTCTTTGCATTTCTGGGATAACACTGAATTCAA from Arctopsyche grandis isolate Sample6627 chromosome 1, ASM5162203v2, whole genome shotgun sequence includes the following:
- the LOC143914358 gene encoding uncharacterized protein LOC143914358 isoform X1, with translation MSCQVKESPPPPTAPDSPAATPRHPSPHQIKSSDSVLKTNGADVNKYTVNEASLIIPNIRKHMSSPVESQDDVNFEFILPADKKNPKNNYPTEQQSSHYIRNAKSNNYSSSSPSPDQHSLANSSESPPSSMGRSKQSTRISHSNSLVQSNGCSEHSDKSSNGCGDWSDRSSNGCVEKGSSNGWKNSDAKEDDSSRRVKHNPLYQSAAGHNNRSAKQPKFEAYMMTGELMLKLSSTERSGDGVAGADGWNATVNSGPPPHPHRHHHAPRHRAPDYDLNTYNSTPVSPIDTRSSIGLGTQVHRYNSTPVTSGFDCQANRCIESLPDPAYTFNSTPTSPSEVRCGRAISPSSITSGVISPTPNTHQLGCVRTSRSEDHLQKESSMSAVAIDIDDDDVTSSLNTLLDTRPDRGSSSSRHPTAHATDRVVWTYNAPVSSSSEKNPSHCNGSNSTTANSNSTSVSEGISPQRSLSPASPTSVSSSVMSSASASSRTPPSSGHHGDTSSRVLPQPHHSISEAVSNISSPDYQDQGVDMFNGRECMEVSDPSDSDSTILVSEPCNKRVKTSQGGNVPYMTSSNPGGPDCNPRHYENQHNSDQNLDHRIVIQVKGPEKHDRNHSGDSNSSFCARNSPNKGSSNGDNSSHLSDAQELRDEEMCGGSACSSPEDTNSEADADSLHSFHYSPKAVDLPSAIRLAKRLYGLDGFKKSDVSRHLSKNNDFSRAVAEEYLRHFSFDRDTLDGALRKFLRQFCLTGETQERERVLVHFSRRFLDCNPGSFNSQDAVHTLTCAIMLLNTDLHSQSASRKMSCAEFIENLAELNDGDNFPREVLKLLYHAIKTHPLEWALDTEPIDSGEGGDGSGSRGTEAHPTTRAGGSFGSNPFLEVPDRQHAVEYKKGYVMRKCCYDANAKKTPFGKRSWKMFYCTLRDLILYLHKDEHGFRKNQMSDNLHNAIRIHHALATKATDYTKKQHVFRLQTADQAEYLFQTSDSKELQSWIDTINFVCAAFSAQPLAGAVGSQRKFQRPLLPCSHTKLSLREQLRDHDERCANIETDLLQTRASGASHNNREREAYLHSELKRYKTYAYLLRSRVSQWGSEGGNAALGAPILGELDETESTGEVLRLPPLPERNTSQPLAPNSRDPRNCEDIPEQAQYSLPK
- the LOC143914358 gene encoding PH and SEC7 domain-containing protein-like isoform X2 codes for the protein MGRSKQSTRISHSNSLVQSNGCSEHSDKSSNGCGDWSDRSSNGCVEKGSSNGWKNSDAKEDDSSRRVKHNPLYQSAAGHNNRSAKQPKFEAYMMTGELMLKLSSTERSGDGVAGADGWNATVNSGPPPHPHRHHHAPRHRAPDYDLNTYNSTPVSPIDTRSSIGLGTQVHRYNSTPVTSGFDCQANRCIESLPDPAYTFNSTPTSPSEVRCGRAISPSSITSGVISPTPNTHQLGCVRTSRSEDHLQKESSMSAVAIDIDDDDVTSSLNTLLDTRPDRGSSSSRHPTAHATDRVVWTYNAPVSSSSEKNPSHCNGSNSTTANSNSTSVSEGISPQRSLSPASPTSVSSSVMSSASASSRTPPSSGHHGDTSSRVLPQPHHSISEAVSNISSPDYQDQGVDMFNGRECMEVSDPSDSDSTILVSEPCNKRVKTSQGGNVPYMTSSNPGGPDCNPRHYENQHNSDQNLDHRIVIQVKGPEKHDRNHSGDSNSSFCARNSPNKGSSNGDNSSHLSDAQELRDEEMCGGSACSSPEDTNSEADADSLHSFHYSPKAVDLPSAIRLAKRLYGLDGFKKSDVSRHLSKNNDFSRAVAEEYLRHFSFDRDTLDGALRKFLRQFCLTGETQERERVLVHFSRRFLDCNPGSFNSQDAVHTLTCAIMLLNTDLHSQSASRKMSCAEFIENLAELNDGDNFPREVLKLLYHAIKTHPLEWALDTEPIDSGEGGDGSGSRGTEAHPTTRAGGSFGSNPFLEVPDRQHAVEYKKGYVMRKCCYDANAKKTPFGKRSWKMFYCTLRDLILYLHKDEHGFRKNQMSDNLHNAIRIHHALATKATDYTKKQHVFRLQTADQAEYLFQTSDSKELQSWIDTINFVCAAFSAQPLAGAVGSQRKFQRPLLPCSHTKLSLREQLRDHDERCANIETDLLQTRASGASHNNREREAYLHSELKRYKTYAYLLRSRVSQWGSEGGNAALGAPILGELDETESTGEVLRLPPLPERNTSQPLAPNSRDPRNCEDIPEQAQYSLPK